The Angustibacter sp. Root456 genome includes the window GCGTCTGCTCGACGCTGCACGGTGTGGTGCTGCAGTCGACCGCGCTGGCCCGCACTGCCGAGGGATCCGATCCCCGCCTGGCTCAGCTCGCCCGCGACCTCGAGGAGGCCGCGCGCACTGCGCTCGCGCAGTCCCGGGAGGTGCTCACGGGCCTGCGCCGCGACGACGACAGCGCGCCGCTCCTGCAGGCCGTCGCCGACCGCGTGCGGCGGTGGCAGGACGCCACCGGTATCGCCGCCGAGTTCACCGCGGCAGGCGTCGCCGACCTCGCTCCGGCGGCCCGCATCGCCGCGCTGCGCGTGCTGGACGAGGCCCTGGAGAACGTCCGGCGCCACGCCGGCGCCCGGCACGTGCTGGTGCGGCTCACCGGCGACGAGCACACCGTGCACCTCGAGGTGGTGGACGACGGCGCCGGGCTGTCCGAGCGCCGCCCCGGGGTGCGCGAGGGGCACTACGGGGTGCTGGGCATGACCGAGCGGGCCGGCGTCGCGGGCGGTGCGCTCAGCGTCGTGCCCGGGCCCGGCGAGGTCGACCGCCCCGGCACGCAGGTCGTGCTGGAGCTGCCGCGGACGGTGCCCGCGTGAGCACCGCACCCGGGCCCCTCACCAGTGAGCCCGCACCGGTCGCTCCCCTGCGCCTGGTGGTGGCCGACGACAACCCGGTGGTGCGCGC containing:
- a CDS encoding sensor histidine kinase, giving the protein MAEHEVSGPVRVLILLRILTLYPVVLAWGHHGPSVLELALLTLLVAGTALLALRWDAIAPHVRRHPGWAALDVVTSLVVLAYAGLPSPFVAYTVTSAVLVGFLVNHLAATLVCTLLCAGTLLIETLEAPHGAVRASTLGLLAAYVLLTLTGGAFRQIHDRLADALHAAVAAEGAAATANERTRLARDLHDGVCSTLHGVVLQSTALARTAEGSDPRLAQLARDLEEAARTALAQSREVLTGLRRDDDSAPLLQAVADRVRRWQDATGIAAEFTAAGVADLAPAARIAALRVLDEALENVRRHAGARHVLVRLTGDEHTVHLEVVDDGAGLSERRPGVREGHYGVLGMTERAGVAGGALSVVPGPGEVDRPGTQVVLELPRTVPA